The genomic window TATAGAGATCTTAGAACACATTTTTTCCAAGCATGTATGGTTTGAGCAGTACGATCGAGTATGTGTTGCTTATTCACCTTGGCTCCATTGCATGCTGCTCCAAGAAAGTGCAGCCCCATATCCTTGCTGCTCCAAACCCGAGCAACCACCAAACCAGCCTCCTCCACCTTCCAGCGCATGGCACGCCCAAGAGCCCCAGCCTCCTCGCAGCTCCCGATGGAGGAGCGGATCGAGCCACCGCCAACCGCCAGATCTCGCCCAACCTCGCAGACGTAGGCCGACGCCGGCGTGAGACCTTCTCCCATTAGCCCACGCACCTGCATCACCTCTttcctctctccttctccctcctctccttccttctctctctctccatctcatCCTCTCTCTCCTACAGGGCCTCCTCGCAGCTCCCGATCCAGGAGCGGATCGAGCCGCCGACAACCGCCAGATCTCGCCCGACCTCGCCGGCATAGGCCGACGCCGGCGTGTGACCCTCTCCCATCAGCCGG from Triticum aestivum cultivar Chinese Spring chromosome 3B, IWGSC CS RefSeq v2.1, whole genome shotgun sequence includes these protein-coding regions:
- the LOC123069656 gene encoding uncharacterized protein isoform X2, whose product is MQVRGLMGEGLTPASAYVCEVGRDLAVGGGSIRSSIGSCEEAGALGRAMRWKVEEAGLVVARVWSSKDMGLHFLGAACNGAKVKNVYDADFGGLDMDLRVENGHMKEAFRTDLLGWWICDVPVPAVGQPFLWSSRD
- the LOC123069656 gene encoding uncharacterized protein isoform X3, producing MQVRGLMGEGLTPASAYVCEVGRDLAVGGGSIRSSIGSCEEAGALGRAMRWKVEEAGLVVARVWSSKDMGLHFLGAACNGAKVKNVYDADFGGLDMDLRVENGHMKEAFRTDLLGWWICDVPVPAVGQPFLWSRD
- the LOC123069656 gene encoding uncharacterized protein isoform X1 — translated: MQVRGLMGEGLTPASAYVCEVGRDLAVGGGSIRSSIGSCEEAGALGRAMRWKVEEAGLVVARVWSSKDMGLHFLGAACNGAKVKNVYDADFGGLDMDLRVENGHMKEAFRTDLLGWWICDVPVPAVGQPFLWSRSLMPSLYLVDYSRPSI